In Luteolibacter sp. Y139, the following proteins share a genomic window:
- a CDS encoding ATP-binding protein, producing the protein MHFRTAILIALQCSVLGAAPLLPLHVVESSQMNFGHPLSELVDGDVNPGNGLDMERGQLQEQAIIFATDAPVSAQVFQFTTWHVSKEKGAYPAALEFAVTSDDRPTRAGNWKPLKASLVITDTFPRNPDLVKPIEDTIFMGPGLEHAVLTVRAPNTLTGVTGFRLRLLAVDTGHISGQRVIGRSSNGNCVVNEFQVQPDPLRSSNLALGRPVRASGPVYDGLYPHYLTDGVPASFSHPADNYPALNFHFEVDLGTSRMLDYVVLRSRLDDLAAERLGNYELQLYDDDGTGHPGELRWRARMRQDGSHVPPGGRDVIQAEDGTGESFSGRFLRIVNPTEAPCRPQVGEVEVYPVLHPQIAMVSADGHNIDPEERIPPGIKQLAFALVAGPLDPSPDLLDFRWRRPDITGSSWVECHNGQRVSIACEKAGIYPIEFQARHTDGRWSHQVQSHFFVVPAPWWKSPLRLGVLAISSLVAGTGLAWWISVRRLRRKLGLAQAARAMEQDRLRIARDMHDDIGARLTHMALLADRLKRTQTPTPELLTKLAGEARDTVGALDQIVWAVNPRHDTVGSLADYLCNHATSYLADAGLSCQFEMPQEGREALLPFAIRHPLLMAVKEALQNVVKHAAASRVALSLATTADAIKLTVGDDGKGIDTGVSNPASGDGLGNMAGRLAEIGGTCEIGRSPSGGTLVTLSVPWKPAS; encoded by the coding sequence ATGCATTTCCGAACGGCCATTCTCATTGCCCTCCAGTGCAGCGTGCTGGGCGCCGCTCCACTGTTGCCATTGCACGTGGTGGAGTCTTCGCAAATGAACTTCGGGCATCCGCTGTCCGAGCTGGTGGATGGCGACGTGAATCCGGGCAATGGCCTCGATATGGAGCGCGGCCAGCTCCAGGAGCAGGCGATCATTTTCGCGACGGATGCGCCGGTCTCAGCGCAGGTCTTCCAGTTCACGACCTGGCACGTGTCGAAGGAGAAGGGGGCGTATCCTGCCGCGCTGGAGTTTGCGGTGACGTCGGACGACCGGCCGACCCGTGCGGGAAATTGGAAGCCGCTCAAGGCGAGTCTGGTGATCACGGATACCTTTCCCCGCAATCCCGACCTGGTGAAGCCGATCGAGGATACGATCTTCATGGGGCCGGGCTTGGAGCACGCCGTCCTAACAGTTCGCGCGCCCAATACCCTGACGGGTGTGACGGGTTTCCGACTTCGTCTGCTCGCAGTGGACACGGGCCATATCAGCGGCCAGCGGGTGATCGGCCGGAGTAGCAATGGCAACTGCGTGGTGAACGAGTTCCAAGTGCAGCCGGATCCCCTTCGCTCATCGAATCTGGCGCTGGGGCGGCCGGTGCGGGCGTCGGGTCCGGTGTACGACGGGCTCTATCCCCACTATCTAACAGATGGCGTGCCGGCCTCGTTCTCCCATCCCGCGGACAATTACCCGGCGCTCAATTTCCACTTCGAGGTCGATCTGGGGACTTCCCGGATGCTCGACTACGTGGTCCTGCGAAGCCGGCTCGATGATCTGGCGGCGGAGCGTCTGGGGAACTACGAGCTGCAGCTCTACGACGACGATGGCACCGGCCATCCCGGGGAGCTCCGGTGGCGCGCGCGGATGCGGCAGGATGGCTCCCACGTGCCGCCGGGCGGTCGTGATGTGATCCAAGCCGAGGATGGGACTGGCGAGAGTTTTTCGGGGCGCTTTCTGCGTATCGTCAATCCGACGGAAGCACCCTGTCGTCCCCAGGTGGGCGAGGTGGAGGTGTATCCGGTGCTCCATCCGCAGATCGCCATGGTGAGTGCCGATGGCCACAACATCGATCCCGAGGAAAGAATCCCACCGGGGATCAAGCAGCTGGCATTCGCCCTGGTGGCTGGGCCCCTTGATCCTTCACCTGATCTGTTAGATTTTCGTTGGCGGCGCCCGGACATCACGGGCTCGTCATGGGTGGAGTGTCACAACGGTCAGCGGGTGAGCATTGCCTGTGAGAAGGCGGGAATCTATCCCATCGAGTTCCAAGCTCGCCACACGGATGGTCGCTGGAGCCATCAGGTGCAGAGTCATTTCTTTGTGGTTCCGGCGCCTTGGTGGAAGAGCCCGCTGCGACTCGGCGTGTTGGCCATTTCATCGCTGGTCGCTGGGACGGGACTCGCGTGGTGGATCTCGGTCCGCCGGCTGCGGCGCAAGCTGGGGCTCGCCCAAGCGGCCCGCGCCATGGAGCAGGACAGGCTGCGGATCGCGCGGGACATGCACGATGACATTGGCGCGAGGCTAACTCACATGGCCCTCTTGGCCGATCGCTTGAAGCGGACGCAAACTCCCACGCCGGAGCTCCTCACCAAGCTCGCGGGCGAGGCGCGCGACACGGTGGGAGCGCTCGATCAGATCGTGTGGGCCGTCAATCCACGTCACGATACGGTGGGAAGCTTGGCGGACTACTTGTGCAATCACGCGACCAGCTATCTCGCGGATGCCGGCTTGAGCTGCCAGTTTGAGATGCCTCAGGAGGGTCGCGAGGCATTGCTTCCTTTCGCGATCCGTCATCCGCTGCTGATGGCCGTGAAGGAAGCGCTGCAGAACGTGGTCAAGCATGCGGCCGCGAGTCGCGTCGCCCTTTCGCTGGCGACCACCGCGGATGCCATCAAGTTGACCGTGGGCGACGACGGCAAGGGCATCGACACGGGCGTGAGCAATCCGGCCTCTGGCGACGGTCTCGGCAATATGGCCGGCCGGCTTGCCGAGATCGGTGGTACTTGCGAAATCGGGCGTTCGCCTTCGGGCGGCACCCTTGTCACACTGTCAGTTCCTTGGAAACCTGCATCATGA
- a CDS encoding sigma-70 family RNA polymerase sigma factor yields the protein MPDLKEFTRVISDHHSSLRYFIQGLGVNASWVDDVAQDAFLVAYRRWEEFDEVENPGAWLRSIARNLVLNETAKLHRRQRLLDENLTTLLLDAENDAPAAGELSDFTHRQDALRLCLSRLTLKARGVIEARYFNDRNSSEIGEQFSMKPVAVRKMLFHARQTLADCLKTRVADAG from the coding sequence ATGCCCGACCTGAAGGAATTCACCCGCGTCATCAGCGACCACCACTCGAGCCTGAGATATTTCATCCAGGGCCTCGGCGTGAATGCGTCGTGGGTGGATGACGTGGCACAGGACGCCTTCCTCGTCGCCTACCGTCGCTGGGAAGAGTTCGACGAAGTGGAAAATCCCGGCGCATGGCTCCGGTCGATCGCGCGGAATCTGGTGCTGAACGAGACCGCGAAGCTCCATCGCCGCCAGCGCTTGCTCGATGAGAACCTCACGACGCTCCTGCTGGATGCGGAGAATGACGCCCCAGCCGCCGGCGAACTTTCCGATTTCACTCATCGCCAGGATGCCCTGCGGCTATGCCTCAGCCGCCTGACCCTGAAGGCCCGCGGCGTAATCGAGGCTCGCTACTTCAATGACCGGAACTCCTCCGAGATCGGCGAGCAGTTCTCCATGAAGCCGGTGGCAGTGCGAAAAATGCTCTTCCATGCCCGCCAGACCCTGGCCGATTGTTTAAAGACCCGAGTTGCAGATGCAGGCTGA
- a CDS encoding arylsulfatase, whose amino-acid sequence MRLTLALLFAGILTGHAQQVLFRDTFNRPDNRNIDAVLTGITNNTGTSLPVDGVYTQPFLDPNSRHPTYGAPDNDAGNGGGSQILSNAFQVKYGTGTANAYVNHNFTNAAILADGGFSVSLDVTAYSQSGASGQGGGFAIGMSQAEANATTDASVGTSRMTGAFGSAIGDPVASQVMSDFWIGIRGNNSLAWGGKSGVISGVTGLAAKTGTLSVNFTATSFNAGSTVGYEVFLNGVSKGIGTFTWSETNQNYIGIDGRDSSAVTVDNFTISTLAANPTVNLTAAPAIVQPDDTAETITLNWTATGLPPGATYQITADKAVSFPSGGNTGSAVNGSGSVQAIVNGTLGSTTFTFSVSNGLPAVIATGTATVSQAAPPSPRPNVIVILADDMGWGDLGCYGSEIPTPNIDALAANGVRFRQFYQSARCSPTRCSILTGLYPQQAAVDPSAALPNLRNDNNVTFAEMLGSQGYRTYHAGKWHLGSGNLLPESRGFQHTWRFANGTAHSADCWNQSLYTFVSQGNEIPTRTYGSEFHQTNAIGDYAVDFINHNYNKGDGKPFAMYLAFGAPHFPLSAPAEDADFFMDTYAQGWDVIRQQRYNRQLATGVIDSRYPFPALGGSGPHQTEPIVPIPAWDTLGATRKADLTRRMALYAAMIRNVDRNVGKVVTRLQQIGRLNNTMILFVSDNGANLEGGVYGANTALTGGDLTNMGQPGQNDGIHYGGGWAHVSNTPLKLFKHFTHEGGIRAPAILHWPDGFSAKGTWVETPAHMIDVMGSIVAATGATYPTTFNSHPVLPLEGTSLISMINGTAPNRTLSVEHESNRMIRKGKWKLVTEDFTAYDNEFTTNQKLLYDMDADPGESTDLAAQQPAKVVELVDEWNAWSTRVGLPASRLIVPAPLNVTPAATPADLFLDTFNRANSTDIDASNSGMSGSRTPPLGTGTTWFEGFEGSGSADSIQVADNVLSMANGVGMSENGLNHNFIGQDITDAGGFSVSLRVLSINTDATDTANRFAGFGVGLNATQAAGGNDIGSASPPPIRGNTGNPGTADCFLELDFNGNVKLWSDGVLRATVPVGKTSGTLTASFACNSFAAGATVTVSAYFDGTRLDLDSGSASMNRTFTWDEANANYLALSARASNYVQMDNFAVRKLPLSTAMSIEGALKAGLDGTDTSLTADPDGDGLDNFGEWAFGTNPAKADGQVAATSLVLVQPEAGNFRFAHRRLAGFAGAGLGYAYQASDNLSSWSPVTVTEESATPLPASPGYEVVTLSLSPSDLLNRDRLFLKIVAAP is encoded by the coding sequence ATGCGTCTTACCCTTGCCTTGCTCTTCGCGGGTATCCTCACCGGACATGCCCAGCAGGTCCTCTTCCGCGATACTTTCAACCGGCCGGACAATCGGAACATCGATGCCGTCCTGACCGGCATCACCAACAACACCGGCACCTCGTTGCCGGTCGATGGCGTTTATACTCAGCCATTCCTCGACCCCAATAGCAGGCACCCGACCTACGGCGCGCCTGACAACGATGCAGGAAATGGCGGCGGCTCGCAGATCCTGTCGAATGCCTTCCAAGTGAAGTATGGCACCGGCACCGCCAACGCGTATGTGAATCACAATTTCACTAACGCCGCGATCCTCGCCGATGGCGGCTTCTCGGTATCGCTCGATGTCACCGCCTACAGCCAGTCGGGCGCTAGTGGCCAGGGCGGTGGCTTTGCCATCGGCATGTCACAGGCGGAAGCCAATGCCACCACCGACGCCTCCGTGGGAACCAGCCGGATGACGGGAGCATTCGGCAGCGCCATCGGCGACCCGGTGGCCTCCCAAGTGATGAGCGACTTCTGGATCGGCATTCGCGGCAACAACTCCTTGGCCTGGGGCGGCAAGAGCGGCGTCATCTCCGGCGTCACCGGCCTCGCCGCAAAGACCGGCACCCTCTCCGTTAACTTCACCGCCACCAGCTTCAATGCCGGCTCCACCGTCGGCTATGAGGTCTTCCTCAACGGCGTCTCAAAGGGCATCGGCACCTTCACCTGGAGCGAGACCAACCAGAACTACATCGGCATCGATGGCCGCGACAGCTCCGCCGTCACCGTCGACAATTTCACCATCTCCACCTTGGCGGCCAATCCCACCGTCAACCTCACCGCGGCTCCAGCGATCGTACAGCCCGACGACACCGCCGAAACCATCACGCTGAACTGGACCGCCACCGGCCTCCCACCGGGAGCCACCTATCAAATCACCGCTGACAAAGCCGTGAGCTTCCCCAGCGGCGGCAATACGGGATCCGCCGTCAATGGCAGCGGCTCCGTGCAAGCCATCGTCAACGGCACGCTCGGCAGCACCACCTTCACCTTCTCCGTTTCCAATGGCCTTCCCGCGGTGATCGCCACCGGCACCGCTACCGTAAGCCAAGCGGCACCGCCATCACCTCGCCCGAACGTCATCGTCATCCTCGCGGACGACATGGGCTGGGGCGACCTCGGATGCTACGGCAGCGAGATCCCCACGCCGAACATCGACGCACTCGCCGCGAATGGCGTGCGCTTCCGCCAGTTCTATCAGAGCGCGCGCTGCAGCCCCACCCGATGCTCCATCCTCACCGGCCTCTATCCGCAGCAGGCGGCAGTCGATCCCTCCGCAGCCCTGCCGAACCTCCGCAACGATAACAACGTGACCTTCGCCGAAATGCTCGGCTCCCAGGGTTATCGTACCTACCACGCCGGCAAGTGGCACCTCGGCAGTGGCAACCTGCTGCCGGAAAGCCGCGGCTTCCAGCACACCTGGCGCTTCGCCAATGGCACCGCCCACAGCGCGGATTGCTGGAACCAATCGCTCTACACCTTCGTCTCGCAGGGCAACGAGATTCCCACCCGCACCTACGGCAGCGAGTTCCACCAGACAAACGCCATCGGCGACTACGCCGTCGATTTCATCAACCACAACTACAACAAGGGCGACGGCAAGCCCTTCGCGATGTACCTCGCCTTCGGCGCGCCGCACTTCCCCCTCTCTGCTCCTGCCGAAGACGCGGATTTCTTCATGGATACCTACGCGCAGGGCTGGGACGTCATCCGGCAACAGCGCTACAATCGCCAGCTCGCCACCGGCGTGATCGATAGCCGCTATCCATTTCCCGCCCTCGGCGGCTCCGGCCCCCATCAGACGGAACCCATCGTTCCAATCCCGGCATGGGACACGCTCGGTGCCACTCGCAAGGCCGATCTCACCCGCCGCATGGCGCTCTATGCCGCGATGATCAGGAACGTCGACCGGAACGTCGGCAAGGTGGTCACCCGCCTCCAACAGATCGGTCGCCTCAACAACACGATGATCCTCTTCGTCTCCGACAACGGTGCCAACCTCGAAGGCGGCGTATATGGAGCGAACACTGCTCTAACAGGTGGCGATCTGACCAATATGGGCCAGCCCGGACAAAATGATGGCATCCACTACGGCGGCGGCTGGGCCCACGTTAGCAATACCCCGCTCAAGCTCTTCAAGCACTTCACCCACGAAGGCGGCATCCGCGCTCCGGCCATCCTTCACTGGCCGGATGGCTTCTCCGCCAAGGGAACCTGGGTGGAAACACCAGCTCACATGATCGATGTGATGGGCTCCATCGTCGCTGCCACCGGCGCCACCTATCCCACCACGTTCAATAGCCATCCCGTGCTCCCCTTGGAAGGCACCAGCCTGATCTCCATGATCAATGGCACCGCGCCGAACCGCACGCTCTCCGTGGAGCACGAGTCGAACCGCATGATCCGGAAGGGAAAGTGGAAGCTCGTCACCGAGGACTTCACCGCCTACGACAACGAATTCACCACCAATCAAAAGCTGCTCTACGACATGGACGCGGATCCGGGCGAATCCACCGATCTCGCCGCCCAGCAACCGGCAAAGGTCGTGGAACTCGTCGATGAATGGAATGCGTGGAGCACCCGTGTCGGCCTGCCCGCTTCACGTTTGATCGTGCCAGCACCACTCAATGTGACTCCGGCCGCCACACCCGCCGACCTCTTCCTCGATACCTTCAACCGCGCCAACTCAACGGACATCGACGCCTCTAACAGCGGCATGTCCGGCAGCCGCACTCCCCCGCTCGGCACCGGCACTACTTGGTTTGAGGGCTTCGAAGGCAGCGGCTCCGCGGACTCGATCCAAGTCGCCGACAATGTCCTCTCGATGGCGAATGGAGTCGGCATGAGCGAAAACGGCCTGAATCACAATTTCATCGGCCAGGACATCACGGATGCAGGCGGCTTCTCCGTTTCCCTGCGCGTCCTTTCGATCAATACCGATGCCACCGACACCGCCAACCGCTTCGCAGGCTTCGGCGTGGGACTGAATGCCACCCAAGCCGCCGGCGGCAATGACATCGGCTCGGCATCGCCCCCTCCGATCCGCGGCAACACCGGCAATCCCGGCACCGCGGACTGCTTCCTAGAGCTCGACTTCAATGGCAACGTGAAGCTGTGGAGCGATGGCGTACTCCGTGCCACCGTACCAGTCGGCAAGACATCCGGCACTCTAACAGCATCTTTCGCCTGCAATAGCTTCGCCGCCGGAGCCACGGTGACAGTCTCTGCCTACTTCGACGGCACCCGCCTCGACCTCGACTCGGGAAGTGCCTCGATGAATCGCACCTTCACCTGGGACGAAGCGAACGCCAATTACCTCGCCCTGAGCGCTCGCGCATCGAACTACGTGCAGATGGATAACTTCGCCGTCCGCAAGCTTCCGCTCTCCACGGCGATGTCAATCGAGGGAGCGCTCAAGGCCGGCCTCGACGGAACCGATACCTCGCTCACCGCGGACCCCGATGGCGATGGACTCGATAACTTCGGCGAGTGGGCCTTCGGCACCAATCCCGCGAAAGCGGATGGCCAGGTTGCCGCAACCTCCCTCGTGCTCGTTCAGCCCGAGGCTGGAAATTTCCGTTTCGCTCACCGGCGGCTCGCCGGTTTCGCCGGTGCAGGCCTCGGCTATGCCTACCAGGCAAGCGACAATCTTTCCTCATGGAGCCCGGTGACCGTCACCGAAGAGTCGGCCACGCCGCTCCCGGCAAGCCCCGGATATGAGGTCGTGACCCTCTCGCTTTCCCCGTCGGATTTGCTAAACAGGGATCGTTTGTTCCTCAAAATCGTGGCGGCGCCCTGA
- a CDS encoding YkvA family protein has protein sequence MNSELPSRYQADRWYSPENLWRKLSRYGLVAGRKLVLSAITLYHCLRDKDTPAWAKGVIVGALGYLILPVDLVPDIIPGAGYGDDWAALVAALGTVAAYVKDEHKVRAAVQTEKIFGRKGH, from the coding sequence ATGAATTCTGAGCTACCGTCGCGCTACCAAGCCGACCGCTGGTATTCCCCGGAAAACCTCTGGCGGAAGCTTTCCCGCTACGGCCTCGTCGCCGGTCGGAAGCTCGTGCTCTCCGCCATCACTCTCTACCACTGCCTGCGCGACAAGGACACGCCGGCTTGGGCGAAGGGCGTGATCGTCGGCGCACTGGGATACCTCATCCTGCCGGTGGACCTCGTGCCGGACATCATTCCCGGCGCGGGCTATGGTGACGATTGGGCCGCGCTGGTTGCCGCGCTCGGGACCGTGGCGGCCTATGTGAAGGACGAGCACAAGGTCCGCGCCGCGGTCCAGACGGAGAAGATCTTCGGCCGGAAAGGGCATTGA
- a CDS encoding response regulator transcription factor, whose product MKTCTISLVEDNLPLAEELQELFASQPDMEVLDVFPSAEIALERLPARTPEMLVVDIRLPGMNGVELIAALKPAFPDLPILVLTMYDESDLIFDALKAGASGYLLKRAAGDELCDAVRQVQRGGAPMSPSIARKVVQSFRTPPSVPDPDAVPLSPREEEILGLLANGALYKEIAGSLGISLDTVRTHLRRIYDKFHVHTRTEAVVRYLGHRR is encoded by the coding sequence ATGAAAACCTGCACTATAAGCCTAGTAGAAGATAATCTCCCACTTGCGGAGGAACTGCAGGAACTATTCGCCAGCCAGCCGGACATGGAGGTGCTCGATGTGTTTCCCTCCGCGGAGATCGCGCTGGAACGCCTGCCCGCCAGGACGCCGGAGATGCTGGTGGTGGACATCCGCCTGCCCGGAATGAATGGCGTGGAATTGATCGCCGCGCTCAAGCCCGCCTTTCCGGATCTGCCGATCCTGGTGCTGACGATGTATGATGAAAGCGACCTGATCTTCGATGCATTGAAAGCGGGTGCCTCAGGCTACCTGCTCAAACGAGCGGCGGGGGATGAGCTGTGCGACGCCGTGAGGCAGGTGCAGCGCGGGGGAGCGCCGATGTCGCCGAGTATTGCGCGCAAGGTGGTGCAATCCTTTCGCACTCCACCGAGCGTGCCTGATCCGGATGCGGTGCCGCTTTCGCCGCGCGAGGAAGAGATCCTGGGGCTCCTGGCGAATGGGGCGCTTTACAAGGAGATCGCTGGATCACTGGGAATCAGCCTGGATACGGTGCGGACTCACCTGCGGCGGATCTATGACAAGTTCCACGTGCATACCCGCACGGAGGCGGTGGTTAGGTACTTGGGACACCGGCGGTAG
- a CDS encoding PspA/IM30 family protein has translation MFRRIANLFKGFLGLFIGGIEKKNPEALLEVEKENLRKQISEFNQGLAAHAGLVERLMGQVKKLNTEETELKARTKALLQAGQRDAAAETALRYQTVDKQHDELALQMEAAETRYKELVRARDVAVKAARDKIESLRRGIDDMKVQKAMAELNEMAAGMVGSLGGSGDTLNRLEEMVEEERSKAAGRARVARDSVDMSGTVIKEAEQKAVADMALADFAAAEGIELEPKQGATEAPPAQGTMGPVSQ, from the coding sequence ATGTTCCGCCGCATTGCCAACCTGTTCAAAGGATTCCTCGGCCTCTTCATCGGAGGAATCGAGAAGAAGAACCCCGAAGCCCTGCTGGAGGTGGAGAAGGAAAACCTCCGCAAGCAGATCAGCGAGTTCAACCAAGGGCTGGCCGCGCACGCCGGATTGGTCGAGCGCCTGATGGGACAGGTGAAAAAGCTCAATACCGAGGAAACCGAGCTGAAGGCCAGAACTAAGGCTCTCCTTCAAGCCGGCCAGCGTGATGCAGCCGCTGAGACGGCCCTTCGCTACCAGACCGTGGACAAGCAGCACGACGAGCTCGCCCTCCAGATGGAGGCGGCCGAAACGCGCTACAAGGAACTCGTCCGCGCCCGTGACGTGGCGGTCAAGGCCGCCCGCGACAAGATCGAGTCCCTCCGCCGCGGCATCGATGACATGAAGGTCCAGAAAGCCATGGCCGAACTCAATGAAATGGCCGCCGGCATGGTCGGCTCGCTCGGCGGTTCCGGCGACACGCTCAACCGCCTGGAAGAGATGGTGGAAGAAGAGCGTAGCAAGGCCGCCGGCCGCGCCCGCGTGGCCCGCGACAGCGTCGACATGAGCGGTACCGTGATCAAGGAAGCCGAGCAGAAGGCCGTCGCCGACATGGCGCTCGCCGACTTCGCCGCTGCGGAAGGCATCGAGCTGGAGCCAAAGCAAGGTGCCACCGAAGCCCCGCCGGCACAGGGCACCATGGGTCCGGTGAGCCAGTAA
- a CDS encoding uracil-DNA glycosylase has translation MSRPVDALLDFLRSEEARGVTHIHLDDQAKELLRELHRRARAPKGDPARPASVVAETSTSAPDSTLASSAPQPTPAFVPAVSAPSGASAGEKIAALAAQAENWDPARKLGTLRTTMVFSTGNPEADLMLVGEAPGYQEELQREPFVGPAGQKLNDILKAMGLAREQAYISNIVKFRPATAGQTTNNRKPTLEEMASCLSFVRAEVEIVKPRCIVALGGTAAEGLLGLTGSVSAMRGKWYEFNGIPVRVTYHPSYLLRSTSVRDKRAVWEDMMEAMEKLDMPISERQRAFFQTK, from the coding sequence GTGAGCCGCCCGGTCGATGCCCTCCTTGATTTTCTCCGCAGCGAGGAAGCCCGCGGGGTCACGCACATCCATCTCGATGATCAGGCGAAGGAGCTTCTCCGCGAACTCCACCGTCGTGCCCGGGCACCGAAAGGGGATCCCGCGCGACCGGCTTCTGTCGTGGCCGAAACCTCGACTTCCGCTCCTGACTCTACCCTGGCTTCCTCGGCTCCCCAGCCCACTCCTGCTTTTGTCCCGGCTGTTTCCGCGCCGTCTGGTGCCAGCGCAGGCGAGAAGATCGCCGCGCTCGCGGCGCAGGCCGAGAATTGGGATCCTGCCCGGAAGCTCGGCACCCTGCGGACCACGATGGTTTTCTCCACGGGGAATCCGGAGGCGGACCTGATGCTCGTCGGGGAAGCGCCCGGTTACCAAGAAGAGCTCCAGAGGGAGCCCTTCGTGGGTCCTGCCGGGCAGAAGCTCAATGACATCCTCAAGGCGATGGGGCTGGCCCGCGAGCAGGCCTACATTTCCAACATCGTCAAATTCCGTCCCGCCACGGCTGGCCAGACGACGAACAACCGCAAGCCGACCTTGGAGGAGATGGCGTCTTGCCTGTCCTTCGTGCGTGCCGAAGTCGAGATCGTGAAGCCTCGCTGCATCGTTGCCCTCGGCGGCACGGCGGCGGAAGGGTTGCTCGGGCTGACCGGCTCCGTCAGTGCGATGCGCGGGAAGTGGTACGAGTTCAATGGCATCCCGGTGCGGGTGACCTATCACCCCTCCTACCTGCTCCGCAGTACATCGGTCCGCGACAAGCGTGCGGTCTGGGAAGACATGATGGAGGCGATGGAGAAGCTCGACATGCCGATCTCCGAAAGGCAGAGGGCCTTTTTCCAGACGAAGTAG
- a CDS encoding UbiA family prenyltransferase — MSRLRSLLATLRIANAPSVVSNVWLGYITGWYICFGSWIPFNTGMIHWQNVPLLCASGLLIYFAGNLANDWYDWEWDKERRPERALPSGLFRRSSYLVAASLAAMLGVACAFVKNPYCGGCAIGIVVMVAVYTYFHKRAIWAVIPMGLCRAGLYLMGFAAFAPVFRSYPDAGMTWQSVVAPVLVILTMAVGLVAYIAGLSLSARYEGMGDAPPGPRMVSKALLYLPMLAMPCWFSIRAPQFGLAGILPYAAWLTLCFTKFKKPIPRYVSGLLAGIPLVDAAAAIPLALLLAFVPGNGAVNVPLAWGVAAAPLIAFVLGRALQKLAPAT, encoded by the coding sequence ATGTCTCGCCTCCGTTCGCTGCTAGCCACCCTGCGCATCGCCAACGCCCCGAGCGTGGTGAGCAATGTGTGGCTGGGTTACATCACGGGCTGGTATATCTGTTTCGGCTCATGGATCCCGTTCAATACCGGGATGATCCATTGGCAGAATGTGCCCCTTCTCTGTGCCTCTGGACTGCTGATCTACTTCGCCGGCAATCTGGCCAACGACTGGTACGATTGGGAATGGGACAAGGAGCGGCGACCGGAAAGAGCCCTGCCTTCGGGACTCTTCCGTCGATCCAGCTATCTGGTCGCCGCAAGCCTTGCCGCCATGTTGGGCGTCGCGTGCGCGTTCGTGAAAAATCCTTACTGCGGTGGATGCGCGATCGGGATCGTGGTCATGGTCGCGGTTTACACCTACTTTCACAAGCGAGCCATCTGGGCGGTGATTCCGATGGGATTGTGTCGCGCCGGCCTCTACCTGATGGGATTCGCTGCCTTCGCTCCCGTATTCAGATCTTACCCTGATGCGGGAATGACCTGGCAATCGGTTGTCGCACCAGTGCTCGTCATCTTGACGATGGCTGTCGGGCTCGTTGCCTACATCGCCGGCCTCTCTCTCTCTGCGCGATACGAAGGCATGGGCGATGCTCCTCCCGGTCCGCGTATGGTCTCCAAGGCGCTTCTCTATCTTCCCATGCTCGCCATGCCATGCTGGTTCTCGATCAGAGCCCCGCAATTCGGACTCGCCGGCATCCTCCCCTACGCCGCGTGGCTAACGCTGTGCTTCACGAAGTTCAAGAAGCCCATCCCTCGTTATGTCTCGGGACTGTTGGCCGGGATTCCGCTGGTGGATGCTGCCGCCGCGATTCCTCTCGCCCTACTGCTCGCCTTCGTCCCAGGTAACGGCGCCGTCAATGTTCCCTTGGCATGGGGAGTTGCAGCCGCACCACTGATCGCCTTCGTCCTCGGTCGTGCCCTGCAAAAGCTGGCACCGGCGACGTGA
- a CDS encoding asparaginase domain-containing protein: MLLVLTTGGTIDKVYFDASSEYEIGEPTVPTVFREAGVTLEWRLEPLLRKDSLEMTDADRAEIRRACAEAAEERILITHGTDTMSLTAEALAGLPNKTIMLTGALAPARFRVTDAIFNLGLALGAVQSLPPGVYLAMNGTIFPAGKVRKNREAGRFEAV, translated from the coding sequence ATGCTTCTCGTCCTCACCACTGGCGGCACCATCGACAAGGTGTATTTCGATGCTTCCTCCGAGTATGAAATCGGTGAGCCCACGGTGCCGACGGTCTTTCGCGAAGCGGGCGTGACGCTGGAGTGGCGGCTGGAGCCTTTGCTGAGGAAGGATAGCTTGGAGATGACGGATGCTGATCGCGCGGAGATCCGACGGGCTTGTGCGGAGGCGGCGGAGGAGAGGATTCTCATCACGCACGGGACGGATACGATGAGCCTCACGGCGGAGGCTCTAGCAGGGCTGCCTAACAAGACGATCATGCTCACCGGGGCTCTGGCTCCCGCGCGTTTCCGGGTGACGGATGCGATCTTCAATCTCGGGCTGGCGCTCGGTGCGGTGCAATCGCTGCCGCCCGGTGTTTATCTGGCGATGAACGGGACGATCTTTCCGGCGGGGAAGGTGAGGAAGAATCGCGAGGCGGGACGGTTTGAAGCAGTTTAG